GGTTGGCCAGGAACAGGGCGCCGTAGGCGATCAGGTCGGCGGTGCCGTCCTCGATCAGCTGCAGCTCCTCCGGGCCCGTGGGCCGCGGGGCGGTGAAGGGGTTGAGGATGTAGGTGCCCGGGAACTGCTTGCGCAGGCGGAGGGTCAGGTCACGGATCTCGGGGGCCTCCATCTGGTGCAGGTAGGCCAGGCCGAGCGGGGCCAGGGCGTCGACCAGCGCGGTGTAGGTCGCCTCCACGTCGACCCGGTCGGACTCGTCGATGTCGTTGAAGGGGTTTCCGGGGGAGATGCGGAAGCCGACCTTGTCCGCGCCGATGGCCTCGGCGACAGCCTTGGCGGTCTCGACGGCGAAGCGGATGCGGGCCTGCGGCGAACCGCCCCAGCCGTCGGTGCGCTGGTTGGAGTTCGGGGCGAGGAACTGGTGGATGAGGTAGCCGTTGGCGCCGTGCAGCTCCACGCCGTCGAAGCCGGCCTCGATCGCGTTGCGCGCGGAGGAGGCATAGTCGGCGATCGTCTCGAGGATCTCGGCCTCGGTGAGTTCCTTCGGCTCCACGAAGTCCTGCGGGCCGCTCTGCGTGTAGACCTGGCCCTTGGCTGTGACGGCGGACGGGCCGACCGGCTGAAGACCCATCAGGCTCGGGTGGCCGACCCGGCCGGTGTGCATCAGCTGCAGGTAGATCACACCGCCCTCGGCGTGCACGGCCTCAGTCACCTTGCGCCACGCCGCGACCTGCTCGGTCGAGTGAATGCCCGGCGTGGCGGGGTAGCCCTGGCCGACCACCGACGGCTGGGTGCCCTCCGTGACGATCAGACCGGCACTCGCCCGCTGCGCGTAGTAGGTGGCCGTTAGATCGGTCACGCACTGCCCATCATCGTATGCGCGGCTGCGGGTCATCGGAGCCATCACGATGCGATTGGCCAGCTGCTTGCCACTGAGGTCGTAGGACTGGAATGCCGTCGACATAACTACTTTCCTTGTCTCACAGGCGGGCCGCCGTGTCCCGCAGCCCATGACGTACCAGCGCTGATCGCGCGATTTACTGTCTGAACAAGTAAACAGTACAGAGCCATCCCCTCACACCCGTGATCCACGTCACCTAGACCGGTTTTGGGGGTCCAAAGGAGTCTCGTCACAGCTGTTGAGACCCAGCAGGGCAGTAGCGTCTACTTGTTCAGGCAAGTTCAGAACCACCCAGCGAGGAAGAAATGACCCAGCCGGACAGAGCGGACGCAAGTCGCTCGACGAAAGCCCGGACGACGGCGTCGGCGGAAGGCCCCTTGCCGCTGCCACCGTCCGTCGCGGCCGGTCCCCTCAGTCACGCGATCCTCCGCGTGGCCCGCGTGCACCGCATGCTCGCCGGGCAACTACTGCGCCGCGTCGGCCTCCACCCCGGCCAGGAACTGGTCATGATGCAGCTGTGGGACCGCGGCCCCCAGCGCCAGACCGACCTCGTCCGCCTGCTCGACTCCGACGCCGCCACCATGACCCGCACCGTTCAACGCCTGGAGAACGCGGGCTTCGTACGTCGCCGCCCCTCCCCCAGCGACAAGCGGGCCACCATCGTGGAACCCACGGCCGCCAGCAACGCCCTGCGGCAAGAGGTGGAGCGCGCCTGGCTCGATCTCGAGGCCAGCACCGTCAACGACCTGACCCCCAAGGAGCAGGCCGAGGTTCTTGAGGTCCTGGGCCGGATCGAGGGCAGCCTCACACGGGCCGCGGCACAACTCGACTAGTGCCGCGACAGGCAACGTTCGCCCTTCAAGGAGCGGCGTCCGGTGCGTGCTCTCGGCGTGCCGGCCGAAAGCCCTCCTACTGGACGTACTTGGGCTTCCGGCCGGTGCGGCGAGTGGGGGCACCTCCCACGCCTTTAGGGCAGTGGGGGAGCGTGCCGGACGTCGCGACGGGGCGAACGTTGCCTGTCGCGGCACTAGGTACCGCACGACGGATCCGGAGCCGCCATGCGATCGGGGATCAGCCGTCCGCCGCGGCCTGGCTCCCGGACGTCGGGCGCTGCCGGTAGGACGAGGGCCAGGCCCTCCTGTCTGGAGGGGCCCCTGGCTTCGAGGCCCAGGACAATCTCAGGACGCCTTTGCTGCCAGGTAGCACTGCGATCGACCGATCAGGCGGGGTCCTCCTCCAGCTTCGCCACCACTCGGTCGGAGATGTCGGCCAGCGTCCGCAGCTCCGCCGGGGTGACATGGTCCAGGAACAGCCCTCGTACCGCTTCCACATGCAGTGGAGCCGCCCTCTCGATCGCCGCCCGCCCGGCGTCCGTGATCACCACGAACGCTCCCCGCGCGTCCTCGGGGCACCCCTCGCGGATCACCAGCCCTCGTCCGGCCATCCGCGCGATGTGGTGGGACATCCGGCTCTTCTCCCACTCGAGCGCCCGGGCCAGATCCTGGTAACGCTGCCGGCCGTCCGGCACGTCCGTCAGATTGACCAGCACGCCGAAATCCGCGGACGAGAGCTTCGACTGACTCTGCAACATGCGTGACAGACGGCCCCCCAGCCGCTCATGCAACCGAACAAAGCTCCGCCAGGCGTGCTGCTCCTCCGCCGTCAACCACCGCACGTCTTCATCCATACAAGCGAGTGTAGAGGAGTTGATGAGTCACCCAGTCCTACGAAGCCAACCCATCGGCCATGGCATCTCCCGCGGTCAGGCCTACCGCGGCGTCCACTGCGTCGCCGAGACCGCGGCGCGCAGCTCGGCCTCCGTGGCCTCGGGTGCGACGCCGACCTCCACCGCGGCCTTGGCCACGGCCAGCGCGATCTCGCGGGCCGCGTCCCTCATGCCCACCAGCGATGGCAGCAGCGGGGTCGCCTCGTCCGCGCCCGCCCGCACCGCGCACTCCCCCACGGCCGGCGCCGCGGCCGGCATCATGCGGTCGGTCACCTGGGAGGCCCGGCAGACTCCACGGCCAGCCCGACGGCCGGGAAGACGTAGAACATTGTTGGCCCGCGCCACCGGCACCTCGCGCCCGTCCAGCTTTCAGCGGCGGGAATGGGGAACCGGCGGCGATCAGCGCCCTGCCGTCGGTCCAGGGCGAGGTCGGCGAGGTCGGCCTCGGCGCGCGAGGTGGGGTGGGGCAGCGGAAGGATCACCGGCCGGTCGCAAGCCGTCGATGTCGACGAACCAGAAGCAGAAGCGGTGCAGCTCCCAGCCCGGGACCGGCCACTCGCAGGCGACGGAACAGCTCCATCGTGCGCGCGGCATGTGCGCGGCTCTCCGAGTCATGGTGGCGCCGCCTTCCACTCTGCGCTTGGCCGCAGAGTGAACACTCATGTTCAATTCAAGTCAACAGTGTTAATTGAAAATCACTCAATATCAATAGAGAGCACGCGCGTGCGATCCACGCACTGCCACGACAGGGAGGCCACGACCTGTGAGCGCGACCGAGAAGAGGATCACGGCAGCGGCCATCCGGTTGTTCGCCGAGCGGGACAAGCCCGACCTCACGATGAGCGAGCTGGCATCCGAGGCACAGGTCGCGCGCGGCACGCTCTACCAGAAGGTCGACTCGATCGAGCAACTGTTCACGACCGTGATCGAGAACATGGCCCGTGAGCTGCACTCCAAGGTCGGCGCGGTCGTCGCCGGCACCGCGAACACCGACCCGGCGGCCCGACTCGCCACCGGGTTGCGGCTGTTCGTCCGGCTCTCCCACGAGGATCCGGCGATCGGCAGGTTCCTGGTCCGCTACGCCCTCACCGACGAACATCTGCGGACGCTGCTGAGCGGCCCGCCCATGAAGGACCTCGCCGAGGGCATCGCCTCGGGGCGCTACAACATCACGGAGACGAAGGTACTGAGTGTGGCCGGCTTCATCAGCGGTACGACGGTCAGCGCGATGTGGATGGTCCTCGACGGCCACCAGGGCTGGCGTGAAGCCGGCAGTACGGCCGCCGAGTTGGTCCTGCGAGCCCTCGGCATCGCGCCGGACGAGGCGCAGCGCCTCGCCGCCATGGATCTTCCCGCTCCGCCGGAAGGCTGAGCCACCCCCGACAGAAATGGCTTGGCACCACCTGCGCCACACCCCCGACGTGTCGGTCGGCAAGCTCAGTCGATGGCACGCCCGATCTCCGCATCCCGTACCCGATGAACTGAGAGTGGGAAGACATGGCAACCACCGTGGTGCGCTACGCCGCCGACGGCCCAGCACGCTGGGGCGTCCTCCGGGGCGACAAGATCACCCCGGTTCCCGGTGGGTTCGGGACGACGGGCGAGCTCGTCGAGCGCACGACCACCGGCGAACTGGCCGCGTTGGGCGGCGAGATGGTGGACGTCAACGACCTCCAGCTGCTGTCGCCGGTGACCCGCGACCAGCGGTTCGTCTGCCAGGGCGCCAACTATCGGCAGTACACGGTCGAGTCGGGCATGAATCCCGACGACAAGACCTTCAACATGATCTTCACCGAGGCCAACCTGGTGTTCAAGCCGGCCGAGACGCTCCCCGAGCTCTCCGCAGTGCGGGACTTCGCCGCGGGCGATCCGCTGGCGACCGGCACCCCGGCCGGGTGCGCGCTGAAGGTCCCGAGTCCCGCCGTAGTCAAGTTGCTCGGCCTGCTGCTGGCGGCAAAACGATGGCAGCCGTTCGGAAAATCGCAGGCCGGTCGACCGTATCTGCAACCCGGCGGCGTCGTCGAGGCGAGCATCGCCGGCCAGGACGGCCGCATCGACCTCGGCGTGCGGCGCAACCGCGTCGTCGACGGAGGGCGGTCATGAGCGCGCGACCGCAGGGCGTGGCGACCTTGGCCGACGTGGAGGCCATCGAGGCGCGGGGCTGGCCGCAGGACGTGCCGGCCAGCGCGTACGAGGCGATCCGGCGCACCGCCGACCGGACCCCCTCGGCGCCCGCCCTCAGTTTCTTCCTCACCGCCGACCGGCACCGGACGCCCGAGACCTGGACGTATCAACAATTGCTCGGTGAGATCACCCGCGCCGCCAACGCCTTCCACTCCCTCGGCGCCGACGAAGACACCGTCATCGCCTACATCCTGCCCAACCTTCCCGAGACGCACTTCGTCATCTGGGGCGGGCAGGCGGCCGGCATCGTGTTCTCCCTCAACCCGCTCCTGGAGCCCGAGGCCATCGCCGACCTGCTCCGGGCGGCGGGCGCCGCGATCGTGGTCACGCTCGCGCCGTTCCCGGGAACCGACACCTGGGAGAAGGTCGCCCGGGCCGTCGAGAGCGTCGACTCCGTGCGGCATGTCGTCCTGGTCGACCTGGCCGAGCGCGCACCCGGAGCGAAGTCGGCGCCGCCGGGGGGCGCCCGACAGCTGCCTTCCGGTATCGCCGTGCACGACTTCACAGCCCTGCGGGCGGGGCAACCGGAGGATCACCTGGTCAGCGGCCGGATCATCGCCCCGGACGACTTCTCGTCGTACTTCGGCACGGGTGGAACCACCGGCCTGCCCAAGATCGCGATGCGCACCCACGGCAACGAGGTCTCCGACGCCCTCAGCACGTCATACCTGCTCTCCGGCCTCGTCGGCGAAGGCAAGAAATCTTCTGCGGCCTGCCGATGTTCCATGTCAACGCCGTCCTCATGACGGGTCTCGTCCCCTTCTCGCAGGGCGCGCACGTCGTCCTCGGAACGCCACAGGGCTACCGGGCCGACGGGCTCCTCGCGGCCTTCTGGGACATCGTCCAGCACCACCGCATCCACTTCTTCTCCGGCGTCCCGACCATCTATGCCGCCCTGTTGGAGCACACCACGGACGGGTACGACCTCGGCTCGCTGGAGTACGGCATCTGCGGAGCGGCCCCGCTTCCCGTGGAGTTGATGAACCGGTTCGAGAGCTCCACGGGCGTGAAGATCCTCGAGGGTTACGGACTGACCGAGGGGACGTGTGTGTCCTCGGTCAACCCCCCGCTCGGGGAACGGCGGACGGGCTCGATCGGTCTGCGGATCCCGTTCCAGAGGATGAAGGCCGTCGTGCTCGACGACGCCGGTGCGTACGTGCGCGACTGCGCGGCCGAGGAGACCGGGGCGCTGGTGATCAACGGGCCCAACGTGTTCGCCGGGTACCGCGTGGCCGCGCAGAACGCGAACCTGTGGGTCGACACGGGCGACGGTGAGCGGTGGCTCAACACGGGCGACCTCGGACGCCAGGACGCTGACGGCTACTTCTGGCTGACCGGGCGTAAGAAGGAACTCATCATCCGCGGCGGACACAACATCGACCCCTCGGTGATCGAGACACCGCTCTACGCCCACCCGGACGTGCAGTACGCGGCGGCCGTCGGCCGGCCGGATCCGCGGGTGGGCGAACTGCCGGTGGTCTACGTCCAGCTCAAGGACGGCGCCACCGCGGAGGAGAAGGACCTGCTCGCCTATCTGGACGAGCGCATCGCGGAGCGCGCCGCCCGGCCCAAGGCGCTGCACATCATCGACAGCATGCCGATGACCGCGGTCGGCAAGCTGTTCAAGCCCGCCCTCGGCCGCCGCGAGACCGAGGAGGCCCTCACCGCCGCACTGCGCGACGCCGGGTTCGCGGATGCCGCCGTACGCAGGCACCCGGATCCGGACCTGCCGCAGAACGTGATCGCCACCCTGCCCGCCGGTGCGGACGTCGACGCCGCGGCCAAGGTGCTCGGGGCCTTCGCCTTCCCGTTCACCATCACGACCGACTGACCAGCACACGATGGGAGCCCCGGCACATCATGGGCGATCACCGCCGCATCGTCGGCCCGATGCCCGTCGAAGGCAACACCCAGGTCTACGGCCTACTCCGCGGCGGCGCCGCCGCGGTCCTCGCCGAATCCCTCGGCTCCTGCGGGGCCGTACTCCAGGCCGGCCCCGGCAGATTCGCCGTCGGCATCGATCTCAACGTCACCCACCTCACCACCTTCTCGATGAGCGTCGCGGCGTCGTGCATCTTTCCCGTGCTGATCTACTCCTTCTTCTGGCACAGGTTCAACCGCACCGGCCTGCTGTGGTCGGTCTACGGCGGACTGGTGCTCAGCGTGGCCCTGACGATCCTCTCGCCCACCGTCTCGGGCAGTGAGTTCGCACTGTGGCCGGACGCGAGCTTCGATCTGTATCCGTTCCAGACCCCCGGTCTGGTCTCGGTGCCCGTGGCGTTCCTCCTCGGCTGGCTCGGCAGTATCGCCTCGCCGGAGCGCTCGCCGTCCGATTTCCGGCAGGTCGAGCACCAGCTTCTGACAGGCCGGGAAGTCGGGCCGAAGGCCCGCTGACCGCCGAAGGGGACGCCGTTTTCCGCCGGACGGCGTCCCCTTCGGCGTTGTCGGTCAGTCCGCTGTGAACTCCGGGGTGCGCTTGTCGACGAAGGCCTTGACGCCTTCGCGGAAGTCGGCGGTACCGAACATCGGCTGGTAGCCGCGTCGTTCGAGACGCAGCCCCGCGTCCAGCGGGCGTCGAGTCTCTGCCGTACGACCTCCTTGATCTACCGGACCGCCAGCGGCGCCCTGCCGGCCACCACTTCGGCCAGCTCCAATGCCCGCGGCAGCGCCGCGATTCGACGCCGCCGTAGAAGTGCTCACCGAGCACATCGAGCGGGCGCGCCTCGGAAGCTCACCGAGTACGCGCGCAGACATGGCGTGGACAACCTCCATCAACCCAGCACCGCCGACTGATGACCACCGGGGCTCACCGGCCGGACCGGTGTGGCCCCTGTGCCGTCCCTCTCCCGGCGGATGCGCCCCGTGCGGTCGCGAGCCGGTCGCCCCGCCGTGACGCCTGCTTCGCGGAACGCCGCGGCGGTCGCACGAGGAGCGGTCAGGCGCTCCGCAACGACTCCAGCCCCGTCCGCAGCGTCGTCGCGAGCTGCTCGGCCGCGGCCAGCTGATCCCGGGTGAGGGGGACGACGAACAGCTCACGGACAGCGCGCAGATGGGGAAGGGATGCGCGCCGGAACGCGTCAGCACCCTCATCGGTCAGCACCACCTCGGCACCCCGGCTGTCGGCGGCGCACTCCGCGCGCCGGACGAGCCCTCGCCGCTCCATACGCCGGAGATGGTGCGAGAGACGACTGCGCTGCCAGCCGATGCGGGAGGCCAGTACGGAGGGGCGCAGCCGGCGCCTCTCCGCCTCGCAAAGGGCGAGGAGAACGGCGTAGTCCCCGGGCGACAGGGAGGACTCGCTCTGCAGGCGTGCGGCGAGCTCCGACCGGAGCGCCTCCGTGGTCTCGATGAAGTCGCGCCAGATCCGCAGTTCCTCGGTGCTGGGCAGCGCCTTGCGTGGCCCTTTCATCTCTCCACCATCCCTTTTGTTGACACATCAATTAAAGCGGGTCACTATTGATACGTCAACCAGTTTCTTCACGAGATCGCTCCGCAGGTGCCGACACCTACCCACGAAGGAAACCCAGCCATGTCTGCTCTCGTCTTCGGTCTGGACACGTTCGGCGATGTGCCGGAGGACGACTCCGGCACTCCGGTGTCCGACGCACGGGCCATCCGGCAGGTCGTGGACGAGGCCGTTCTCGCGGAGGAGACCGGCGTCGACGTCCTCGCCCTCGGCGAGCACCACCGCCCCGAGTTCGCCATCTCGACCCCGGAGACCGTGCTCGCCGGCATCGCCACCCGCACCGAGCGGATCCGCCTCTCCTCCGGCGTGACGGTGCTGAGCTCCGACGATCCGGTCCGGGTCTTCCAGCGGTTCTCGACCGTGGACGCGCTCTCGAACGGCCGGGCCGAGGTCATCCTCGGGCGCGGCTCCTTCACCGAGTCGTTCCCCCTGTTCGGCTACGACCTGAGCGACTACGACGTGCTGTTCGAGGAGAAGATCGAGCTCTTCGCCAAACTGCTGGAGGAGAAGCCGGTCACCTGGAACGGCACCAAACGACCCGCGCTCGACAACGCCGACGTCTTCCCCAAGACCGAATCCGGGCACCTGACCACCTGGGTCGGTGTCGGCGGCTCGCCCCAGTCGGTCATCCGCACCGCGCACTACGGCTTCCCGCTCATGATCGCCATCATCGGCGGCAGCCCGGAACGCTTCGCGCCCTACATCGACCTTTACCAGCGCGCCACCGACAAGTTCGGCACGACCGCCCACCCCGTCGGCATGCACTCACCGGGCTTCATCGCCGACACGGACGAGGAGGAGGCCCGAGAACTGCACTGGCCGCACTACAAGGTCATCCGTGACCGCATCGGCGCGCTGCGCGGCTGGCCGCCGGTCCGCAAGGAGGAGTACGCGAACGAGATCGAGCACGGCTCCCTGTACATCGGCTCGCCGGAGACGGTCGCCCGCAAGATGGCCCGCGCCATCAAGGCGCTCGGCGTCGGCCGGTTCGACCTCATCTACACCACCGGGGCGCAGCCGATCACCGCCCGGCTACGTGCCGTCGAGCTGTACGGCACGAAGGTCCTCCCGATGGTCCGCGACATCCTCGCCGACTGACACCGCCCCACCCTCCCGAACGGAACAGACATGACCAGCACAGGCATCGAAACGGTCGGCATCCTGGGCGCGGGGAAGGTCGGCACCGTGCTCGCGCGGCTGGCCCGAGCGGCCGGCTACCGCGTGCTCATCGCCGGATCCGGCGACCCCGGCAGGATCGCCCTCACTGTCGAAGTCCTCACCCCCGGCGCGCTCCCGGTCACCTCGGCTCAGGCGGCGGCGAAGGCGGACGTGGTCGTCCTGGCCCTCCCCCTCGGCAAGTACCGGAGCATTCCGGCGGCGGCGCTGGAGGGCAAGATCGTCATCGACGCGATGAACTACTGGTGGGAGGTCGACGGCATCCGCGCGGACCTCACCGACCCGCGCACCTCGTCGAGCGAGATCGTGCAGGAGTTCCTGTCCGGCGCGCGCGTGGTCAAGGCCTTCAACCACGTGGGCTACCACGACCTCGAGGATGGGGCCCGGCCCGCCGGAATCCCTGGCCGCAAGGCCATCGCCATCGCCGGTGACGACCCCGAGGACCTCATCACCGTCTCGCGCCTCGTCGACGGCCTCGGCTTCGACCCCGTCGTCGCGGGCCCGCTGGCCTCGGGGGTACGGCTGGAGCCGGGCACGGAGCCGTTCGGCGCCAACGTCGACGCCGAGGAGCTGCGCGCGATGCTCCAGCGTTTCCCGGAGTCGGAGGGCGGACGGGCCGTCGCCGCCGCCCGGGCCGCCCTCTTGGAACCGGCGCCTGAGCCGTCGTAGGGGCATCGTTCGCGCCGCTCCGACGCATTTACTTGATGCGCCATCTATGTTCATCTCGCCCAGGAGGTCGGCTTCGTGCCGTGGGGCGGGGCCGGCAGCGGCCGGGTCGTGGAGCACCCGCGACCGGGCGCCGGTGAGGCGTAGGTGCGCCATGGCCTGCGCGTCCAGGACGCTGCGCCGACCATCTCTCCTCAGCCTGCTGAGCGGAGCCCTCTTGGGGGCCACATGCGATGAAACGCATGGTCAAGAACACTCGCCCCCAGGGCGCCCGCCGAGGGACACGGCGGACCCGCCCCCATGGAGGGCGTTCTCCAGGCCACCCTCACTACTTGACATGTCATCCACTCCCCCTCTAAGTTAGATGACACATCAATCATTACGAGTGGGACCAGCTCTACGGGACCACCACCGATCACCAGAGGTACCTGTGAACGTCGCTCTGTGGGCTGTCGCGGCCCTGCTCGCTCTTGTCTTCCTCGGGGCCGGCGCTGCCAAGCTCGCCCAGCCCAAGGAGAAACTCATCGCATCCCCCTCCATGGGCTGGGCCGAGGACTTCTCCCCGGCGATGATCAAGACAATCGGCCTCTTGGAAGTCCTCGCCACACTCGGACTGATTCTGCCCGCGGCGGTGGACATCGCTCCGGACCTCGTTCCGCTGGCCGCCTCGGGCCTGGCACTGACCATGTTCGGCGCCGCCATCACGCACAGTCGGCGCGGGGAGCTTCAGTCGGTCGTCGTGAACGTGGTCCTGTTCGCCCTGACCGTCTTCGTGGCCTGGGGCCGCTTCGGCCCGCACGCCTTCTGACAGCAACAGACAGAGAAAAGGAGAGCCAACATGCCCGCGATCACCGTGGACAACGTCCTGGTCCTGCCGCGCCTGCCGGAGCTGGACCCGGCCGGCACCGCCTTCCGGCCCGTCCGCAGCCTGACGACCGCCCAGCAGGGCTTCGAGGGCGAGGGCTTCCCGGTCCGCCGTGCCTTCGCCGGAGTACCGCCGACCGAGCTCGACCCGTTCATCCACATGGACCACATCGGCGAGGTCGAGCAGGCCCCTGGCGAGCCCATGGGTACCCCCTGGCATCCGCACCGCGGCTTCGAGACCGTCACCTACCTCATCGACGGCGCCGTGGAACACCGGGACTCCAACGGAGGCGGCGGCCTCATCACCGACGGCGACACCCAGTGGATGACCGCAGGCTCCGGAATCCTGCACATCGAGCAGCCTCCGGAGTGGCTGGTCCAAAGCGGTGGGGTGGCCCACGGTGCGCAGCTGTGGGTCAACCTGCCCCGCGCCCAGAAGATGAGCCCCCCGCGGTACCAGGACATCCGCGGCAAGCACACCGGGCTGGTCACCACCCCGGACGGCGGCGCGCTGATCCGCGTGATCGCCGGCGACATCGCCGGACACACCGGCCCCGGCGTCACCCACACCCCGATCACCGTCGCCCATCTCACCATCGAGCCCGGCGCCCAGGTCGACCTGCCGTGGAACCCCTCCTACAACGCGCTGGTCTACGCACTGGCAGGCCACGGCACGGTCGGCACCGAAGCCCGCCCCATTCAGGAGGGCCGACTCGCCGTCCTCGGCTCTGGGGACGCACTGCACCTGACGGCAGATCGCGCCCAGGAGTCCCACTCCCCCAAGCTGGAGCTCTTCGTGCTGGGCGGCCGCCCGATCCGCGAACCCGTCTTCCAGTACGGCCCGTTCGTGATGAACACCCGCGAAGAGGTGCAGCAGGCGTTCGAGGACTACCAGGCGGGGCGCTTGGGCGTCATCCCCGCCCAACGCCTCCCCCACACGTCCTGAACCTTCGTGCGGGAAAGCCCGACCAAGCACAGGCCAGATGCGCACGGCCTCCCAAGTCCTCCACGTCGACTGGGACGCCCGGTATCCATCTCCAGCTTCGGAGCCAGTCCAACGGCCAGCCTGAGGGAGCGCTGAGATATGCCCAAGCAGCCGCACGAGTTGGTCTTCGGGAGCTTCATCACGCCGAGTGCCGATCAGGTCGATCAGGTCGTGGCGCTCACCCGGCTCTCCGAGCGGGCCGGGCTCGACATCGCCACGTTCCAGGACCATCCCTACCAACCGCGGTTGCTCGACTCCTGGACACTGATCTCGTACCTCGCCGCGGCGACGAGCCGTATCAAGCTGGCGCCCAATGTGATGAACCTGCCGATGCGCCAGCCCGTGGTGATCGCCCGCGGTGCGGCGACGCTGGACCTGCTCAGCGGCGGGCGTGTCGAACTGGCGCTGGGGGCCGGCGGGTTCTGGGATGCCATCGAAGCGATCGGCGGCCGACGGCTGACACCCGGCGAGTCCGTCGACGCCCTCGAAGAAGCCATCACGATCATCCGTGAGATGTGGGACACCGAGACGCGCGGAGCAGTGC
The nucleotide sequence above comes from Streptomyces sp. NL15-2K. Encoded proteins:
- a CDS encoding LLM class flavin-dependent oxidoreductase, which translates into the protein MPKQPHELVFGSFITPSADQVDQVVALTRLSERAGLDIATFQDHPYQPRLLDSWTLISYLAAATSRIKLAPNVMNLPMRQPVVIARGAATLDLLSGGRVELALGAGGFWDAIEAIGGRRLTPGESVDALEEAITIIREMWDTETRGAVRMDGTHYRLAGAEAVGRDPASVRRLLNIGAPSSAGGSQALGGPLTQWAEQLTEITLEHGISGYILAGDDPTAIQQFGEEVAPAVRELVGTSRS
- a CDS encoding pirin family protein translates to MPAITVDNVLVLPRLPELDPAGTAFRPVRSLTTAQQGFEGEGFPVRRAFAGVPPTELDPFIHMDHIGEVEQAPGEPMGTPWHPHRGFETVTYLIDGAVEHRDSNGGGGLITDGDTQWMTAGSGILHIEQPPEWLVQSGGVAHGAQLWVNLPRAQKMSPPRYQDIRGKHTGLVTTPDGGALIRVIAGDIAGHTGPGVTHTPITVAHLTIEPGAQVDLPWNPSYNALVYALAGHGTVGTEARPIQEGRLAVLGSGDALHLTADRAQESHSPKLELFVLGGRPIREPVFQYGPFVMNTREEVQQAFEDYQAGRLGVIPAQRLPHTS